A genomic stretch from Mesoplodon densirostris isolate mMesDen1 chromosome 3, mMesDen1 primary haplotype, whole genome shotgun sequence includes:
- the SHROOM1 gene encoding protein Shroom1 isoform X2, whose protein sequence is MEALGPGGDCASPASSTRSLDLRRLSARADSAYSSFSAASGGPEPRTPSPGTHQLPYLDWDYVRVVWGGPAPTAGLRASPQPRPAAAARSGLRPPEIRGTPGPLSRQTTPLLYALAAEAEAAARAAEPPSPPASRAAYRQRLQGAQRRVLRETSFQRKELRMSLPARLRPAAPARPSAAHPRSALLSHPGGEAEPARPGAPAPGTAGRGRLANQQRKWCFSEPGKLDRVGRGGGLAGECSGEACSSSGLARPEPREWQQRTLAEFEGHQIRWLPATQPRSIEDPKPRSLRLSNAYRPAGRSRSASGEVLSPWGSPGGVMPIAQAVPQGAETPRPLFQTKLSRFLTQKEVAVVCSAEGPQSSPSDWEQRASENCIVSARLPSLPDDEVFLEEAPLVRMRSPADSHAPLGLPNSVHASDQQYGAGLGQRADQAIIPSEQPLHEHPETARADDCWQGVNGSVSVSRPTCCSPPGTANGDIATFDPTGLLITDPPTAAETDPLKPLPSDALRPPGNDTLGPSDHTALAWGTGQTGSRSTWPSPRLEELVQELARLDPSLSDTLTSYPSPEPSLGLLDGLIPLAEVWAAMRPVCGEAGEEAAGTSASGSYLLNSTQHLPASQEETRPENLTTHAVPDKPCGPGLPEPNNSIQAKKVELADLLQKTLRELQAEQEQLQGVAQAWARRGAALEAAVGQACAPHELERFSRFMADLERVLGLLLLLGSRLDRVHRALARAGADGDPDEQASLLQRLGLLQRQQEDAKELKQHVARRERALREVLARALPADELWAYRSLLVGKAAVLAQQRSLDERVRLLQDQLDTVRTDLGRRPATPRPAWPPGTRPPDKPPFPPPLI, encoded by the exons ATGGAGGCTCTGGGTCCTGGAGGCGACTGCGCCTCGCCGGCCTCGTCCACTCGCAGCCTGGACCTGCGGCGGCTGTCCGCGCGCGCCGACTCAGCCTACAGCTCTTTCTCCGCCGCCTCCGGCGGTCCTGAGCCGCGCACACCGTCGCCGGGGACCCACCAACTTCCCTACCTGGACTGGGACTACGTGCGCGTGGTGTGGGGCGGCCCGGCCCCCACCGCCGGGCTTCGTGCCTCCCCGCAGCCCCGGCCCGCGGCCGCCGCACGCAGTGGGCTTCGTCCCCCCGAGATCCGGGGGACCCCGGGGCCGCTCAGCCGCCAGACCACCCCGCTGCTGTACGCGCTGGCGGCCGAGGCGGAGGCCGCGGCGCGGGCAGCCGAGCCGCCCAGTCCGCCTGCGTCAAGGGCCGCCTACCGCCAGCGGCTGCAGGGCGCGCAGCGGCGAGTGCTCCGGGAGACGTCCTTCCAGCGCAAGGAGCTCCGCATGAGCCTGCCCGCCCGCCTGCGGCCCGCGGCCCCCGCGCGGCCCTCCGCCGCGCACCCTCGCTCTGCCTTGCTCAGCCACCCCGGCGGGGAAGCGGAGCCGGCGCGCCCCGGGGCTCCCGCGCCGGGAACCGCCGGCAGGGGACGCCTCGCCAACCAGCAGCGGAAGTGGTGCTTCTCAGAGCCGGGAAAGCTGGATCGCGTGGGTCGGGGCGGTGGGTTGGCGGGGGAATGCTCGGGGGAGGCCTGCTCCAGCTCTGGCCTCGCCAGGCCGGAGCCCCGGGAATGGCAGCAGCGGACGCTGGCAGAGTTCGAAGGTCACCAGATCAGATGGCTGCCTGCGACCCAGCCCCGAAGCATAGAGGACCCGAAACCCCGGTCCTTGAGGCTCAGCAATGCCTATAGGCCTGCCGGTCGGAGTCGGAGCGCTTCGGGGGAAGTCTTGTCCCCCTGGGGAAGTCCAGGAGGGGTCATGCCCATTGCCCAG GCTGTTCCCCAAGGAGCAGAAACCCCCAGACCATTGTTTCAGACCAAACTTTCCAG GTTCCTGACTCAGAAGGAAGTTGCAGTGGTGTGTTCTGCAGAGGGCCCCCAGAGCAGTCCCTCTGACTGGGAGCAGAGGGCCTCAGAGAACTGCATTGTGTCTGCCCGGCTCCCATCCCTTCCTGATGATGAAGTTTTCCTGGAAGAAGCCCCGCTGGTCAGAATGAGATCACCTGCAGACTCCCATGCTCCTCTGGGGCTCCCAAACAG TGTCCATGCCTCTGACCAGCAATATGGAGCTGGCTTGGGTCAGAGGGCTGACCAGGCTATAATCCCCTCAGAGCAGCCCCTCCATGAGCACCCAGAGACTGCAAGGGCGGATGATTGTTGGCAGGGGGTAAACGGTTCTGTGAGTGTCTCCAGGCCTACATGCTGTAGTCCCCCTGGGACTGCAAATGGTGACATTGCAACCTTTGACCCCACTGGACTGCTGATCACTGATCCCCCCACAGCTGCAGAGACTGACCCCCTCAAACCTCTCCCAAGTGATGCCCTGAGACCTCCAGGCAATGATACCCTGGGGCCTTCTGACCACACTGCCCTGGCTTGGGGCACTGGCCAGACTGGTTCAAGGTCAACATGGCCCAGTCCACGCCTCGAGGAGCTGGTTCAGGAGCTGGCCAGATTGGATCCCTCTCTGAGTGACACTCTCACCTCCTATCCCAGCCCAGAGCCATCCCTGGGCCTGCTGGATGGGCTGATTCCTTTAGCCGAGGTCTGGGCTGCAATGAGGCCAGTCTGTGGAGAGGCTGGAGAGGAAGCAGCTGGTACTTCTGCGTCAGG CTCTTACCTACTTAACTCCACCCAGCACCTGCCAGCTTCTCAGGAGGAGACAAGGCCTGAAAACCTTACCACCCACGCTGTGCCTGACAAGCCATGCGGCCCGGGTCTCCCCGAGCCAAATAACAGCATCCAAGCCAAGAAA GTGGAGCTGGCGGACCTCCTCCAAAAGACGCTAAGGGAGCTTCAGGCCGAGCAGGAGCAGCTGCAGGGAGTGGCCCAGGCTTGGGCCAGGCGCGGGGCTGCCCTGGAGGCCGCTGTCGGCCAGGCCTGTGCACCCCACGAGCTCGAGCGGTTCAGCCGGTTCATGGCCGACCTAGAGCGCGTGCTtggcctcctgctgctgctgggcaGTCGCCTGGACCGCGTGCACCGCGCCCTGGCCCGGGCGGGCGCAGACGGCGACCCTGACGAGCAG GCCTCTCTGCTGCAGCGACTGGGGCtcctgcagcggcagcaggaagaCGCCAAGGAGTTGAAGCAGCATGTGGCACGGCGCGAGCGGGCCCTGCGCGAGGTGCTGGCGCGCGCACTTCCCGCCGACGAGCTGTGGGCCTATCGCTCCCTGTTGGTCGGCAAGGCCGCTGTCCTGGCCCAGCAGCGCAGCCTGGACGAGCGGGTCCGCCTCCTTCAGGACCAACTGGACACAGTCAGGACCGACCTTGGCCGTCGTCCTGCGACTCCCAGGCCGGCCTGGCCCCCAGGCACCCGTCCTCCGGATAAACcgcccttcccccctcccctcatcTAG
- the SHROOM1 gene encoding protein Shroom1 isoform X1 encodes MEALGPGGDCASPASSTRSLDLRRLSARADSAYSSFSAASGGPEPRTPSPGTHQLPYLDWDYVRVVWGGPAPTAGLRASPQPRPAAAARSGLRPPEIRGTPGPLSRQTTPLLYALAAEAEAAARAAEPPSPPASRAAYRQRLQGAQRRVLRETSFQRKELRMSLPARLRPAAPARPSAAHPRSALLSHPGGEAEPARPGAPAPGTAGRGRLANQQRKWCFSEPGKLDRVGRGGGLAGECSGEACSSSGLARPEPREWQQRTLAEFEGHQIRWLPATQPRSIEDPKPRSLRLSNAYRPAGRSRSASGEVLSPWGSPGGVMPIAQAVPQGAETPRPLFQTKLSRTRIFLPGPCGQCRVPASRFLTQKEVAVVCSAEGPQSSPSDWEQRASENCIVSARLPSLPDDEVFLEEAPLVRMRSPADSHAPLGLPNSVHASDQQYGAGLGQRADQAIIPSEQPLHEHPETARADDCWQGVNGSVSVSRPTCCSPPGTANGDIATFDPTGLLITDPPTAAETDPLKPLPSDALRPPGNDTLGPSDHTALAWGTGQTGSRSTWPSPRLEELVQELARLDPSLSDTLTSYPSPEPSLGLLDGLIPLAEVWAAMRPVCGEAGEEAAGTSASGSYLLNSTQHLPASQEETRPENLTTHAVPDKPCGPGLPEPNNSIQAKKVELADLLQKTLRELQAEQEQLQGVAQAWARRGAALEAAVGQACAPHELERFSRFMADLERVLGLLLLLGSRLDRVHRALARAGADGDPDEQASLLQRLGLLQRQQEDAKELKQHVARRERALREVLARALPADELWAYRSLLVGKAAVLAQQRSLDERVRLLQDQLDTVRTDLGRRPATPRPAWPPGTRPPDKPPFPPPLI; translated from the exons ATGGAGGCTCTGGGTCCTGGAGGCGACTGCGCCTCGCCGGCCTCGTCCACTCGCAGCCTGGACCTGCGGCGGCTGTCCGCGCGCGCCGACTCAGCCTACAGCTCTTTCTCCGCCGCCTCCGGCGGTCCTGAGCCGCGCACACCGTCGCCGGGGACCCACCAACTTCCCTACCTGGACTGGGACTACGTGCGCGTGGTGTGGGGCGGCCCGGCCCCCACCGCCGGGCTTCGTGCCTCCCCGCAGCCCCGGCCCGCGGCCGCCGCACGCAGTGGGCTTCGTCCCCCCGAGATCCGGGGGACCCCGGGGCCGCTCAGCCGCCAGACCACCCCGCTGCTGTACGCGCTGGCGGCCGAGGCGGAGGCCGCGGCGCGGGCAGCCGAGCCGCCCAGTCCGCCTGCGTCAAGGGCCGCCTACCGCCAGCGGCTGCAGGGCGCGCAGCGGCGAGTGCTCCGGGAGACGTCCTTCCAGCGCAAGGAGCTCCGCATGAGCCTGCCCGCCCGCCTGCGGCCCGCGGCCCCCGCGCGGCCCTCCGCCGCGCACCCTCGCTCTGCCTTGCTCAGCCACCCCGGCGGGGAAGCGGAGCCGGCGCGCCCCGGGGCTCCCGCGCCGGGAACCGCCGGCAGGGGACGCCTCGCCAACCAGCAGCGGAAGTGGTGCTTCTCAGAGCCGGGAAAGCTGGATCGCGTGGGTCGGGGCGGTGGGTTGGCGGGGGAATGCTCGGGGGAGGCCTGCTCCAGCTCTGGCCTCGCCAGGCCGGAGCCCCGGGAATGGCAGCAGCGGACGCTGGCAGAGTTCGAAGGTCACCAGATCAGATGGCTGCCTGCGACCCAGCCCCGAAGCATAGAGGACCCGAAACCCCGGTCCTTGAGGCTCAGCAATGCCTATAGGCCTGCCGGTCGGAGTCGGAGCGCTTCGGGGGAAGTCTTGTCCCCCTGGGGAAGTCCAGGAGGGGTCATGCCCATTGCCCAG GCTGTTCCCCAAGGAGCAGAAACCCCCAGACCATTGTTTCAGACCAAACTTTCCAG AACCAGAATCTTCCTGCCTGGTCCCTGTGGTCAGTGTAGGGTCCCTGCTTCCAGGTTCCTGACTCAGAAGGAAGTTGCAGTGGTGTGTTCTGCAGAGGGCCCCCAGAGCAGTCCCTCTGACTGGGAGCAGAGGGCCTCAGAGAACTGCATTGTGTCTGCCCGGCTCCCATCCCTTCCTGATGATGAAGTTTTCCTGGAAGAAGCCCCGCTGGTCAGAATGAGATCACCTGCAGACTCCCATGCTCCTCTGGGGCTCCCAAACAG TGTCCATGCCTCTGACCAGCAATATGGAGCTGGCTTGGGTCAGAGGGCTGACCAGGCTATAATCCCCTCAGAGCAGCCCCTCCATGAGCACCCAGAGACTGCAAGGGCGGATGATTGTTGGCAGGGGGTAAACGGTTCTGTGAGTGTCTCCAGGCCTACATGCTGTAGTCCCCCTGGGACTGCAAATGGTGACATTGCAACCTTTGACCCCACTGGACTGCTGATCACTGATCCCCCCACAGCTGCAGAGACTGACCCCCTCAAACCTCTCCCAAGTGATGCCCTGAGACCTCCAGGCAATGATACCCTGGGGCCTTCTGACCACACTGCCCTGGCTTGGGGCACTGGCCAGACTGGTTCAAGGTCAACATGGCCCAGTCCACGCCTCGAGGAGCTGGTTCAGGAGCTGGCCAGATTGGATCCCTCTCTGAGTGACACTCTCACCTCCTATCCCAGCCCAGAGCCATCCCTGGGCCTGCTGGATGGGCTGATTCCTTTAGCCGAGGTCTGGGCTGCAATGAGGCCAGTCTGTGGAGAGGCTGGAGAGGAAGCAGCTGGTACTTCTGCGTCAGG CTCTTACCTACTTAACTCCACCCAGCACCTGCCAGCTTCTCAGGAGGAGACAAGGCCTGAAAACCTTACCACCCACGCTGTGCCTGACAAGCCATGCGGCCCGGGTCTCCCCGAGCCAAATAACAGCATCCAAGCCAAGAAA GTGGAGCTGGCGGACCTCCTCCAAAAGACGCTAAGGGAGCTTCAGGCCGAGCAGGAGCAGCTGCAGGGAGTGGCCCAGGCTTGGGCCAGGCGCGGGGCTGCCCTGGAGGCCGCTGTCGGCCAGGCCTGTGCACCCCACGAGCTCGAGCGGTTCAGCCGGTTCATGGCCGACCTAGAGCGCGTGCTtggcctcctgctgctgctgggcaGTCGCCTGGACCGCGTGCACCGCGCCCTGGCCCGGGCGGGCGCAGACGGCGACCCTGACGAGCAG GCCTCTCTGCTGCAGCGACTGGGGCtcctgcagcggcagcaggaagaCGCCAAGGAGTTGAAGCAGCATGTGGCACGGCGCGAGCGGGCCCTGCGCGAGGTGCTGGCGCGCGCACTTCCCGCCGACGAGCTGTGGGCCTATCGCTCCCTGTTGGTCGGCAAGGCCGCTGTCCTGGCCCAGCAGCGCAGCCTGGACGAGCGGGTCCGCCTCCTTCAGGACCAACTGGACACAGTCAGGACCGACCTTGGCCGTCGTCCTGCGACTCCCAGGCCGGCCTGGCCCCCAGGCACCCGTCCTCCGGATAAACcgcccttcccccctcccctcatcTAG
- the LOC132486834 gene encoding uncharacterized protein LOC132486834: MMFPKRAKRYLQHSQEGISADLVPEHLDITHLEASLCPLRPALQHHSSRREASALSSLPRTRRVSVDSSSVPRSGNPGCWRHLGRGSRGGDRTTYLGLQAESRRSREERGAGLAATGGDKVTRCGWRARPRGRWESGWPLAGAFLGLSCWLGSPSGKEGSEREEGTARSWTGEARIPQWLRGRKAGAGGCRMLPTHPWPRDIQGDSWMQASLLFYLLQWTQDTKRLWEGPIVTLSYTTLEPSAASSVKHPCYPYRQSSLFPPAPNIIL; this comes from the exons ATGATGTTTCCTAAAAGGGCGAAGCGGTACCTCCAACATTCCCAGGAGGGGATCTCAGCTGACCTGGTACCAGAACATCTTGACATCACCCACCTGGAGGCATCTTTGTGCCCACTAAGGCCAGCCCTGCAG CACCACAGCTCACGTCGCGAAGCGTCTGCTCTCAGCTCGCTCCCGCGCACACGTAGAGTCTCCGTAGACTCTAGCTCTGTGCCACGGTCAGGAAACCCGGGATGCTGGCGGCACTTGGGGAGAGGAAGCCGCGGTGGAGATCGTACCACATACCTGGGGCTTCAAGCTGAGTCGAGGCGCTCCAGGGAGGAAAGAGGCGCAGGCCTGGCGGCCACAGGGGGCGACAAAGTCACGCGGTGCGGCTGGAGAGCGAGGCCTCGGGGACGCTGGGAGAGCGGATGGCCCCTGGCCGGCGCATTTCTCGGCCTTTCCTGTTGGTTGGGTTCACCGTCGGGGAAGGAGGGCTCAGAACGCGAGGAGGGGACCGCGCGATCGTGGACCGGAGAGGCCAGGATTCCCCAGTGGCTGCGCGGTCGAAAGGCGGGAGCCGGAGGTTGCAGG ATGTTACCGACACATCCCTGGCCAAGAGACATTCAAGGAGATAGCTGGATGCAGGCCTCTCTCCTCTTCTACCTACTCCAGTGGACTCAAGACAC CAAACGCCTGTGGGAAGGACCCATCGTGACGCTGAGTTATACAACCCTTGAACCAAGTGCTGCCTCCTCGGTGAAACATCCTTGTTATCCCTATAGGCAGAGTTCATTGTTCCCTCCTGCACCTAACATTATATTGTAG
- the SOWAHA gene encoding ankyrin repeat domain-containing protein SOWAHA, giving the protein MALAAAAAAAAAGVSQAAVLGFLQENGGKVRNSELLSRFKPLLDAGDPRGRAARRDRFKQFVNDVAVVKELDGVKYVVLRKKPRPQEGPESLPSCFPSTPGASARPSKITSVSQGETAASGAPSLASAQRAVEPPEDPAPPSEPQDTPGAPASEPTQLTKGLLLVPARQAGMPSDPQITAFELAQPSEGLSADVAPPSMAPSEAALPHAEPPDPEPAPGLIKGPPPPPPRALPQKPCMLPVRCVPGPAALRIRAEEQGLRRQLSEEPSPRSSPLLLRRLSVEESGLGLSLGPGRSPHLRRLSRAGPRLLSPDTEEVPAAPPPSAVPLEPAEHEWLVRAAGGRWTHQLHGLLLRDLGLAAKRDFMSGFTALHWAAKSGDLEMVQQLVEIARRGGARVDVNARSHGGYTPLHLAALHGHEDAAVLLVVRLGAQVHVRDHSGRRAYQYLPCGASYALRRLLGDPSLRSSTEPDATGGGSGGFVARRPVQVAATILSSTTSAFLGVLADDLMLQDLARGMRKSGSLSKFLGASPMAPRKKTKTRSSLQVFSEISRRPTPGPLAGLVPSLPPAT; this is encoded by the coding sequence ATGGCGCTGGCCGCGGCCGCGGCCGCTGCGGCCGCCGGCGTGAGCCAGGCGGCAGTGCTGGGCTTTCTGCAGGAGAACGGCGGAAAGGTGCGCAACTCTGAGCTGCTGAGCCGCTTCAAGCCGCTGCTGGATGCCGGCGACCCACGCGGCCGCGCCGCCCGCAGGGACCGTTTCAAGCAGTTTGTCAACGACGTGGCCGTGGTGAAGGAGCTCGACGGCGTCAAATATGTGGTGCTGAGGAAGAAACCGCGGCCCCAGGAGGGACCAGAGTCCCTTCCCTCCTGCTTTCCGAGCACCCCGGGGGCATCAGCCCGGCCGTCGAAGATCACCTCCGTCTCACAGGGGGAAACCGCTGCTTCGGGGGCTCCATCCTTGGCCTCGGCGCAGAGGGCGGTGGAACCACCTGAGGACCCGGCTCCGCCATCAGAGCCACAGGACACCCCCGGGGCTCCGGCCTCTGAGCCCACTCAGCTGACTAAGGGGCTGCTGTTAGTCCCAGCCCGGCAGGCAGGGATGCCCTCGGACCCCCAGATTACAGCCTTTGAGCTGGCCCAGCCCTCCGAGGGACTCTCTGCAGACGTGGCCCCACCGTCCATGGCACCGTCGGAGGCAGCTTTGCCCCATGCAGAACCGCCAGACCCGGAACCTGCGCCTGGGCTGATAAAAGGGCCGCCACCACCCCCTCCGCGCGCGCTGCCGCAAAAGCCCTGCATGCTGCCCGTGCGCTGCGTCCCGGGCCCTGCGGCGCTCCGGATCCGGGCGGAGGAGCAGGGCCTGCGTCGGCAGCTGTCGGAGGAGCCCAGCCCACGGAGCTCCCCGCTGCTGCTGCGGCGGCTCTCAGTAGAGGAGTCCGGCCTGGGCCTCAGCCTGGGCCCCGGCCGCTCCCCGCACCTGAGGCGCCTGTCGCGCGCCGGCCCTCGCCTGCTGAGCCCGGACACCGAGGAGGTGCCCGCCGCACCGCCGCCGTCCGCCGTACCCCTGGAGCCGGCCGAACACGAGTGGCTAGTGCGGGCTGCCGGGGGCCGTTGGACCCACCAGCTGCACGGGCTGCTGCTACGCGACCTCGGCCTGGCGGCCAAACGCGACTTCATGTCTGGTTTCACGGCCCTGCATTGGGCCGCCAAGAGTGGCGACCTCGAGATGGTGCAGCAGCTGGTGGAGATCGCGCGGCGTGGAGGTGCGAGGGTCGACGTGAACGCGCGCTCACACGGTGGCTACACGCCGCTGCACCTGGCGGCTCTGCATGGCCACGAGGATGCAGCTGTGCTGCTGGTGGTCCGCTTGGGTGCGCAGGTGCACGTGCGTGACCACAGCGGGCGGCGCGCTTACCAGTACCTGCCGTGCGGCGCCTCGTACGCGCTGCGCCGCCTACTTGGCGACCCCAGCCTGCGAAGTTCTACCGAGCCCGATGCGACCGGTGGTGGTAGTGGCGGTTTTGTGGCCCGGCGCCCGGTGCAGGTGGCCGCCACCATCCTCAGTTCCACCACCAGCGCGTTTCTGGGCGTCCTGGCCGACGACCTGATGCTCCAGGATCTGGCTCGAGGCATGAGGAAGTCAGGCTCCTTAAGCAAATTCTTGGGTGCCTCGCCCATGGCTCCTcgtaaaaagacaaaaacccgCAGTAGTCTGCAGGTCTTTTCAGAAATCTCCCGTCGACCCACTCCGGGGCCCTTGGCTGGTCTAGTGCCCAGTCTACCCCCAGCCACCTGA
- the SHROOM1 gene encoding protein Shroom1 isoform X3 produces MEALGPGGDCASPASSTRSLDLRRLSARADSAYSSFSAASGGPEPRTPSPGTHQLPYLDWDYVRVVWGGPAPTAGLRASPQPRPAAAARSGLRPPEIRGTPGPLSRQTTPLLYALAAEAEAAARAAEPPSPPASRAAYRQRLQGAQRRVLRETSFQRKELRMSLPARLRPAAPARPSAAHPRSALLSHPGGEAEPARPGAPAPGTAGRGRLANQQRKWCFSEPGKLDRVGRGGGLAGECSGEACSSSGLARPEPREWQQRTLAEFEGHQIRWLPATQPRSIEDPKPRSLRLSNAYRPAGRSRSASGEVLSPWGSPGGVMPIAQAVPQGAETPRPLFQTKLSSVHASDQQYGAGLGQRADQAIIPSEQPLHEHPETARADDCWQGVNGSVSVSRPTCCSPPGTANGDIATFDPTGLLITDPPTAAETDPLKPLPSDALRPPGNDTLGPSDHTALAWGTGQTGSRSTWPSPRLEELVQELARLDPSLSDTLTSYPSPEPSLGLLDGLIPLAEVWAAMRPVCGEAGEEAAGTSASGSYLLNSTQHLPASQEETRPENLTTHAVPDKPCGPGLPEPNNSIQAKKVELADLLQKTLRELQAEQEQLQGVAQAWARRGAALEAAVGQACAPHELERFSRFMADLERVLGLLLLLGSRLDRVHRALARAGADGDPDEQASLLQRLGLLQRQQEDAKELKQHVARRERALREVLARALPADELWAYRSLLVGKAAVLAQQRSLDERVRLLQDQLDTVRTDLGRRPATPRPAWPPGTRPPDKPPFPPPLI; encoded by the exons ATGGAGGCTCTGGGTCCTGGAGGCGACTGCGCCTCGCCGGCCTCGTCCACTCGCAGCCTGGACCTGCGGCGGCTGTCCGCGCGCGCCGACTCAGCCTACAGCTCTTTCTCCGCCGCCTCCGGCGGTCCTGAGCCGCGCACACCGTCGCCGGGGACCCACCAACTTCCCTACCTGGACTGGGACTACGTGCGCGTGGTGTGGGGCGGCCCGGCCCCCACCGCCGGGCTTCGTGCCTCCCCGCAGCCCCGGCCCGCGGCCGCCGCACGCAGTGGGCTTCGTCCCCCCGAGATCCGGGGGACCCCGGGGCCGCTCAGCCGCCAGACCACCCCGCTGCTGTACGCGCTGGCGGCCGAGGCGGAGGCCGCGGCGCGGGCAGCCGAGCCGCCCAGTCCGCCTGCGTCAAGGGCCGCCTACCGCCAGCGGCTGCAGGGCGCGCAGCGGCGAGTGCTCCGGGAGACGTCCTTCCAGCGCAAGGAGCTCCGCATGAGCCTGCCCGCCCGCCTGCGGCCCGCGGCCCCCGCGCGGCCCTCCGCCGCGCACCCTCGCTCTGCCTTGCTCAGCCACCCCGGCGGGGAAGCGGAGCCGGCGCGCCCCGGGGCTCCCGCGCCGGGAACCGCCGGCAGGGGACGCCTCGCCAACCAGCAGCGGAAGTGGTGCTTCTCAGAGCCGGGAAAGCTGGATCGCGTGGGTCGGGGCGGTGGGTTGGCGGGGGAATGCTCGGGGGAGGCCTGCTCCAGCTCTGGCCTCGCCAGGCCGGAGCCCCGGGAATGGCAGCAGCGGACGCTGGCAGAGTTCGAAGGTCACCAGATCAGATGGCTGCCTGCGACCCAGCCCCGAAGCATAGAGGACCCGAAACCCCGGTCCTTGAGGCTCAGCAATGCCTATAGGCCTGCCGGTCGGAGTCGGAGCGCTTCGGGGGAAGTCTTGTCCCCCTGGGGAAGTCCAGGAGGGGTCATGCCCATTGCCCAG GCTGTTCCCCAAGGAGCAGAAACCCCCAGACCATTGTTTCAGACCAAACTTTCCAG TGTCCATGCCTCTGACCAGCAATATGGAGCTGGCTTGGGTCAGAGGGCTGACCAGGCTATAATCCCCTCAGAGCAGCCCCTCCATGAGCACCCAGAGACTGCAAGGGCGGATGATTGTTGGCAGGGGGTAAACGGTTCTGTGAGTGTCTCCAGGCCTACATGCTGTAGTCCCCCTGGGACTGCAAATGGTGACATTGCAACCTTTGACCCCACTGGACTGCTGATCACTGATCCCCCCACAGCTGCAGAGACTGACCCCCTCAAACCTCTCCCAAGTGATGCCCTGAGACCTCCAGGCAATGATACCCTGGGGCCTTCTGACCACACTGCCCTGGCTTGGGGCACTGGCCAGACTGGTTCAAGGTCAACATGGCCCAGTCCACGCCTCGAGGAGCTGGTTCAGGAGCTGGCCAGATTGGATCCCTCTCTGAGTGACACTCTCACCTCCTATCCCAGCCCAGAGCCATCCCTGGGCCTGCTGGATGGGCTGATTCCTTTAGCCGAGGTCTGGGCTGCAATGAGGCCAGTCTGTGGAGAGGCTGGAGAGGAAGCAGCTGGTACTTCTGCGTCAGG CTCTTACCTACTTAACTCCACCCAGCACCTGCCAGCTTCTCAGGAGGAGACAAGGCCTGAAAACCTTACCACCCACGCTGTGCCTGACAAGCCATGCGGCCCGGGTCTCCCCGAGCCAAATAACAGCATCCAAGCCAAGAAA GTGGAGCTGGCGGACCTCCTCCAAAAGACGCTAAGGGAGCTTCAGGCCGAGCAGGAGCAGCTGCAGGGAGTGGCCCAGGCTTGGGCCAGGCGCGGGGCTGCCCTGGAGGCCGCTGTCGGCCAGGCCTGTGCACCCCACGAGCTCGAGCGGTTCAGCCGGTTCATGGCCGACCTAGAGCGCGTGCTtggcctcctgctgctgctgggcaGTCGCCTGGACCGCGTGCACCGCGCCCTGGCCCGGGCGGGCGCAGACGGCGACCCTGACGAGCAG GCCTCTCTGCTGCAGCGACTGGGGCtcctgcagcggcagcaggaagaCGCCAAGGAGTTGAAGCAGCATGTGGCACGGCGCGAGCGGGCCCTGCGCGAGGTGCTGGCGCGCGCACTTCCCGCCGACGAGCTGTGGGCCTATCGCTCCCTGTTGGTCGGCAAGGCCGCTGTCCTGGCCCAGCAGCGCAGCCTGGACGAGCGGGTCCGCCTCCTTCAGGACCAACTGGACACAGTCAGGACCGACCTTGGCCGTCGTCCTGCGACTCCCAGGCCGGCCTGGCCCCCAGGCACCCGTCCTCCGGATAAACcgcccttcccccctcccctcatcTAG